Proteins from a genomic interval of Thamnophis elegans isolate rThaEle1 chromosome 2, rThaEle1.pri, whole genome shotgun sequence:
- the AANAT gene encoding serotonin N-acetyltransferase has product MSMISALPFFKSSYLRSSQNSLRSQRRHTLPASEFRCLTPEDAIGVFEIEREAFISVSEDCPLHLDEIRHFLNLCPELSLGLFEEGQLVAFIIGSLWDQERLSQDALTLHKPDGTIVHIHVLAVHCTFRQQGKGSILMWRYLQYLCSLPYVRRATLMCEDFLIPFYTKCGFKVLGPCEITIGSLNFIEMNCAIQAHAFMRRNSGC; this is encoded by the exons ATGTCTATGATCAGTGCTTTGCCCTTTTTCAAATCCTCTTATCTCAGATCTTCACAAAACTCCCTTAGGAGCCAGCGTCGACACACTCTTCCTGCAAGCGAATTCCGGTGTCTCACACCTGAAGATGCCATTGGAGTATTTGAAATTGAGAGAGAAG CCTTTATTTCAGTGTCAGAAGATTGCCCCCTCCACCTGGATGAGATTCGACATTTTCTTAACCTATGTCCTGAGTTGTCACTTGGCTTGTTTGAAGAAGGCCAACTAGTTGCTTTCATTATTGGCTCCCTCTGGGACCAGGAAAGACTCAGCCAG GATGCACTGACACTACACAAGCCTGATGGTACCATAGTCCACATACATGTTCTGGCAGTACATTGTACTTTCCGCCAGCAAGGCAAAGGATCTATCTTGATGTGGCGCTACCTACAGTACCTATGCTCTCTGCCCTATGTGCGTCGAGCCACACTGATGTGTGAGGACTTTCTCATTCCCTTTTATACCAAGTGTGGCTTTAAAGTGCTAGGCCCTTGTGAGATCACTATTGGTTCATTAAATTTCATTGAGATGAACTGCGCTATTCAGGCTCATGCGTTTATGCGCAGAAATAGTGGCTGCTGA